A window from Apostichopus japonicus isolate 1M-3 chromosome 2, ASM3797524v1, whole genome shotgun sequence encodes these proteins:
- the LOC139974146 gene encoding DEP domain-containing protein 1A-like isoform X2, whose protein sequence is MDKSKGMIGPFRATRMWNEIVSDFRSGIPTKRHRWKMRFYDDCFMSNEAVDWLHNYLQTNENYGPWVTREQAIQLLEKFAQSKIIESVKPFKGGSKEPFEDNGSLYKLVHLSPMKKLRSALHGKNNLRSLTPSPKKTRTRGPMRPLSLNSKLMNAAEEENWNIKSKLLSGNREKTDEKVIGPSQRRRLSKPGVLKRSRSLGEMDKQTSSSSVASVSSVKGHGQDESRARSQKTEAVWKTAALARLKRLLWLFTLEGVVDETTIKGKSIIHNSTQLSRSGVVVISDKTDDLPHWVLSAMKCIANWPQNQDSELPSYDGFEKDVFHTISNYFQSLQEPLMTFNLYNLINQAYDPLPSKPGKYNRNGSGTTDSGRRKDVSKDNKRRFGSQERIFCITKSRSVGHLHKAVTGKEDGVGPTHKSNNIYIKKMHRSTAKVSRAQSLRIQSMQKRTASDSHFLSNGRPRSFAGYSPQKNEYENVAQFLEGENFSPGENCRRNESTPSEPKGLGRTESRRSFKLSKKFGSASDLFHKLIGKKGAGSKKGLGGSVPDVVASTFQETQKRSKSLSPQTQPLISTEVGSTSLAMTQSPSDSCPSGDRTQEQRDKRVSPPYPAPLRATLSVSEIVRSNPNSANSSPTFFQDSQSSLSGTAFFRGKSVSSVELRSSTPIFVDGETSAREDVPSLQLEANKSYCEEAMRLALLLLPPPNRRKLHLLFKMMSKVERNEELQLYPQESKRDLLLHTFTRCILRTESEVDFDEAYANRIVSYLLDNFNTILASSAALTADVSERVNLEQGSQYNAKAGSSVVYCKQITKEEYQNDIQTTSQKAMSDLLETIIADKNMEVKEKKKRLKVFQKAYPEIYKKRLPTAASEAELFPTKPKIKQPMLKRSFTRLKPIR, encoded by the exons ATGGATAAATCAAAAGGCATGATCGGACCCTTTCGTGCTACAAGAATG TGGAATGAAATTGTAAGTGATTTTCGCTCGGGAATCCCAACAAAGCGACACCGATGGAAAATGCGCTTCTATGATGATTGTTTTATGTCTAACGAGGCTGTTGATTGGTTACACAATTATCTACAAACAAACGAAAATTATGGACCATGGGTGACGAGAGAACAAGCCATACAACTCCTGGAGAAATTCGCACAAagcaaaattattgaaagtgtCAAGCCATTCAAAGGAGGCTCTAAAGAACCTTTTGAAGACAATGGTAGTCTCTATAA ACTTGTCCATCTCAGTCCTATGAAGAAACTTAGAAGCGCCTTGCATGGAAAGAACAATTTGAGGAGTCTGACACCTTCACCGAAAAAAACACGAACGAGGGGTCCCATGCGACCTCTCTCCCTGAATTCAAAACTCATGAATGCAGCAGAGGAGGAGAATTGGAATATTAAGTCAAAACTGTTATCTGGTAACCGAGAGAAGACCGATGAGAAAGTTATCGGACCTTCTCAGAGAAGAAGGCTAAGCAAGCCGGGAGTATTGAAGAGATCGAGATCACTCGGGGAGATGGATAAACAAACTTCCTCATCGTCCGTAGCGTCGGTCTCATCGGTCAAGGGACATGGACAAGATGAATCGAGAGCCAGGTCGCAGAAGACGGAGGCTGTTTGGAAGACTGCAGCCCTGGCAAG GTTAAAGAGGCTGTTATGGCTTTTCACATTAGAAGGTGTAGTCGATGAAACTACCATTAAAGGCAAATCTATCATTCACAACTCTACTCAACTCAGTCGCAGCGGTGTTGTCGTTATCTCAGATAAAACAGATGATCTACCTCACTGGGTCCTTTCAGCTATGAAGTGTATTGCTAACT GGCCACAAAACCAAGATTCTGAGCTTCCAAGTTATGATGGGTTTGAAAAAGATGTCTTCCATACCATCAGCAACTACTTTCAAAGTCTACAAGAACCTCTCATGACCTTCAACCTCTACAACCTTATTAACCAAGCTTACG ACCCTTTACCCTCCAAACCTGGCAAATATAATCGGAATGGATCAGGTACGACAGACAGTGGGAGGAGGAAGGACGTCAGCAAAGATAATAAGCGTCGCTTTGGAAGCCAGGAACGTATCTTCTGCATCACAAAAAGCCGAAGCGTCGGTCATCTGCACAAGGCGGTCACAGGAAAGGAAGATGGCGTGGGTCCAACTCATAAGtctaacaacatatatataaaaaagatgCATAGATCGACAGCAAAGGTATCCAGGGCACAAAGTTTGAGAATTCAGTCCATGCAGAAAAGAACTGCCTCTGACAGTCACTTCTTGAGTAATGGAAGGCCGAGATCCTTCGCTGGTTATTCACCTCAGaaaaatgaatatgaaaatgtaGCTCAATTCTTGGAGGGAGAGAATTTTTCACCAGGAGAGAACTGCCGTCGCAATGAGTCAACTCCATCGGAACCCAAAGGACTAGGTCGTACTGAGAGTAGAAGGAGcttcaaactttcaaaaaagtttggttCTGCATCAGATCTCTTCCATAAGTTGATCGGTAAGAAAGGGGCTGGCTCTAAGAAGGGACTGGGTGGATCGGTACCGGATGTCGTAGCATCGACATTCCAGGAGACTCAGAAGCGAAGCAAGAGTCTCTCTCCGCAAACCCAGCCTCTAATCTCAACCGAGGTCGGCTCGACATCTCTCGCTATGACGCAGTCACCGAGCGATAGCTGCCCTTCTGGTGACAGAACCCAGGAACAGAGGGACAAGAGAGTCTCACCTCCCTATCCTGCCCCGTTGAGAGCCACTCTCTCCGTGTCAGAAATAGTCAGATCGAATCCAAACAGTGCAAATTCTTCTCCAACTTTCTTCCAAGATTCTCAAAGCTCTCTTTCAGGGACAGCTTTCTTCCGTGGTAAGAGCGTCAGCTCTGTCGAGCTTCGTTCTTCGACGCCGATATTTGTCGACGGAGAGACCTCGGCGAGAGAAGACGTCCCAA GCCTTCAGTTAGAAGCTAATAAGTCTTACTGTGAAGAAGCTATGAGGTTGGCGCTCCTGTTGCTGCCACCACCAAACAGACGGAAACTTCATCTTCTTTTCAAGATGATGAGTAAAGTGGAAAGGAACGAAGAGCTGCAACTGTACCCACAGGAGTCCAAGAGAGACTTG CTCTTACATACATTCACACGTTGCATCCTGAGAACTGAATCAGAGGTGGATTTCGACGAAGCATACGCCAACCGAATCGTGTCATACCTCCTGGATAACTTCAACACAATACTTGCCTCATCCGCTGCCCTGACGGCTGATGTCAGTGAAAGAGTAAACTTGGAACAGGGTTCACAG TATAATGCAAAGGCTGGTTCCTCAGTTGTGTACTGTAAGCAGATTACCAAGGAAGAATATCAGAATGATATTCAGACGACATCTCAGAAGGCCATGAGTGACTTGTTGGAGACGATAATTGCCGATAAGAACATGGAAGTcaaggagaagaaaaagaggCTAAAAGTG TTTCAGAAAGCTTATCCCGAAATCTACAAGAAGCGACTCCCGACAGCAGCTAGTGAAGCCGAACTGTTTCCAACCAAACCAAAGATTAAGCAACCAATGTTAAAAAGATCTTTCACGAGGCTCAAACCAATTCGTTAA
- the LOC139974146 gene encoding DEP domain-containing protein 1A-like isoform X1, whose protein sequence is MDKSKGMIGPFRATRMWNEIVSDFRSGIPTKRHRWKMRFYDDCFMSNEAVDWLHNYLQTNENYGPWVTREQAIQLLEKFAQSKIIESVKPFKGGSKEPFEDNGSLYKLVHLSPMKKLRSALHGKNNLRSLTPSPKKTRTRGPMRPLSLNSKLMNAAEEENWNIKSKLLSGNREKTDEKVIGPSQRRRLSKPGVLKRSRSLGEMDKQTSSSSVASVSSVKGHGQDESRARSQKTEAVWKTAALARLKRLLWLFTLEGVVDETTIKGKSIIHNSTQLSRSGVVVISDKTDDLPHWVLSAMKCIANWPQNQDSELPSYDGFEKDVFHTISNYFQSLQEPLMTFNLYNLINQAYVLGKGRDDGTVKPPASTSISKDPLPSKPGKYNRNGSGTTDSGRRKDVSKDNKRRFGSQERIFCITKSRSVGHLHKAVTGKEDGVGPTHKSNNIYIKKMHRSTAKVSRAQSLRIQSMQKRTASDSHFLSNGRPRSFAGYSPQKNEYENVAQFLEGENFSPGENCRRNESTPSEPKGLGRTESRRSFKLSKKFGSASDLFHKLIGKKGAGSKKGLGGSVPDVVASTFQETQKRSKSLSPQTQPLISTEVGSTSLAMTQSPSDSCPSGDRTQEQRDKRVSPPYPAPLRATLSVSEIVRSNPNSANSSPTFFQDSQSSLSGTAFFRGKSVSSVELRSSTPIFVDGETSAREDVPSLQLEANKSYCEEAMRLALLLLPPPNRRKLHLLFKMMSKVERNEELQLYPQESKRDLLLHTFTRCILRTESEVDFDEAYANRIVSYLLDNFNTILASSAALTADVSERVNLEQGSQYNAKAGSSVVYCKQITKEEYQNDIQTTSQKAMSDLLETIIADKNMEVKEKKKRLKVFQKAYPEIYKKRLPTAASEAELFPTKPKIKQPMLKRSFTRLKPIR, encoded by the exons ATGGATAAATCAAAAGGCATGATCGGACCCTTTCGTGCTACAAGAATG TGGAATGAAATTGTAAGTGATTTTCGCTCGGGAATCCCAACAAAGCGACACCGATGGAAAATGCGCTTCTATGATGATTGTTTTATGTCTAACGAGGCTGTTGATTGGTTACACAATTATCTACAAACAAACGAAAATTATGGACCATGGGTGACGAGAGAACAAGCCATACAACTCCTGGAGAAATTCGCACAAagcaaaattattgaaagtgtCAAGCCATTCAAAGGAGGCTCTAAAGAACCTTTTGAAGACAATGGTAGTCTCTATAA ACTTGTCCATCTCAGTCCTATGAAGAAACTTAGAAGCGCCTTGCATGGAAAGAACAATTTGAGGAGTCTGACACCTTCACCGAAAAAAACACGAACGAGGGGTCCCATGCGACCTCTCTCCCTGAATTCAAAACTCATGAATGCAGCAGAGGAGGAGAATTGGAATATTAAGTCAAAACTGTTATCTGGTAACCGAGAGAAGACCGATGAGAAAGTTATCGGACCTTCTCAGAGAAGAAGGCTAAGCAAGCCGGGAGTATTGAAGAGATCGAGATCACTCGGGGAGATGGATAAACAAACTTCCTCATCGTCCGTAGCGTCGGTCTCATCGGTCAAGGGACATGGACAAGATGAATCGAGAGCCAGGTCGCAGAAGACGGAGGCTGTTTGGAAGACTGCAGCCCTGGCAAG GTTAAAGAGGCTGTTATGGCTTTTCACATTAGAAGGTGTAGTCGATGAAACTACCATTAAAGGCAAATCTATCATTCACAACTCTACTCAACTCAGTCGCAGCGGTGTTGTCGTTATCTCAGATAAAACAGATGATCTACCTCACTGGGTCCTTTCAGCTATGAAGTGTATTGCTAACT GGCCACAAAACCAAGATTCTGAGCTTCCAAGTTATGATGGGTTTGAAAAAGATGTCTTCCATACCATCAGCAACTACTTTCAAAGTCTACAAGAACCTCTCATGACCTTCAACCTCTACAACCTTATTAACCAAGCTTACG TGTTGGGCAAGGGCAGAGATGATGGTACAGTAAAACCTCCAGCATCCACTTCTATTTCAAAAGACCCTTTACCCTCCAAACCTGGCAAATATAATCGGAATGGATCAGGTACGACAGACAGTGGGAGGAGGAAGGACGTCAGCAAAGATAATAAGCGTCGCTTTGGAAGCCAGGAACGTATCTTCTGCATCACAAAAAGCCGAAGCGTCGGTCATCTGCACAAGGCGGTCACAGGAAAGGAAGATGGCGTGGGTCCAACTCATAAGtctaacaacatatatataaaaaagatgCATAGATCGACAGCAAAGGTATCCAGGGCACAAAGTTTGAGAATTCAGTCCATGCAGAAAAGAACTGCCTCTGACAGTCACTTCTTGAGTAATGGAAGGCCGAGATCCTTCGCTGGTTATTCACCTCAGaaaaatgaatatgaaaatgtaGCTCAATTCTTGGAGGGAGAGAATTTTTCACCAGGAGAGAACTGCCGTCGCAATGAGTCAACTCCATCGGAACCCAAAGGACTAGGTCGTACTGAGAGTAGAAGGAGcttcaaactttcaaaaaagtttggttCTGCATCAGATCTCTTCCATAAGTTGATCGGTAAGAAAGGGGCTGGCTCTAAGAAGGGACTGGGTGGATCGGTACCGGATGTCGTAGCATCGACATTCCAGGAGACTCAGAAGCGAAGCAAGAGTCTCTCTCCGCAAACCCAGCCTCTAATCTCAACCGAGGTCGGCTCGACATCTCTCGCTATGACGCAGTCACCGAGCGATAGCTGCCCTTCTGGTGACAGAACCCAGGAACAGAGGGACAAGAGAGTCTCACCTCCCTATCCTGCCCCGTTGAGAGCCACTCTCTCCGTGTCAGAAATAGTCAGATCGAATCCAAACAGTGCAAATTCTTCTCCAACTTTCTTCCAAGATTCTCAAAGCTCTCTTTCAGGGACAGCTTTCTTCCGTGGTAAGAGCGTCAGCTCTGTCGAGCTTCGTTCTTCGACGCCGATATTTGTCGACGGAGAGACCTCGGCGAGAGAAGACGTCCCAA GCCTTCAGTTAGAAGCTAATAAGTCTTACTGTGAAGAAGCTATGAGGTTGGCGCTCCTGTTGCTGCCACCACCAAACAGACGGAAACTTCATCTTCTTTTCAAGATGATGAGTAAAGTGGAAAGGAACGAAGAGCTGCAACTGTACCCACAGGAGTCCAAGAGAGACTTG CTCTTACATACATTCACACGTTGCATCCTGAGAACTGAATCAGAGGTGGATTTCGACGAAGCATACGCCAACCGAATCGTGTCATACCTCCTGGATAACTTCAACACAATACTTGCCTCATCCGCTGCCCTGACGGCTGATGTCAGTGAAAGAGTAAACTTGGAACAGGGTTCACAG TATAATGCAAAGGCTGGTTCCTCAGTTGTGTACTGTAAGCAGATTACCAAGGAAGAATATCAGAATGATATTCAGACGACATCTCAGAAGGCCATGAGTGACTTGTTGGAGACGATAATTGCCGATAAGAACATGGAAGTcaaggagaagaaaaagaggCTAAAAGTG TTTCAGAAAGCTTATCCCGAAATCTACAAGAAGCGACTCCCGACAGCAGCTAGTGAAGCCGAACTGTTTCCAACCAAACCAAAGATTAAGCAACCAATGTTAAAAAGATCTTTCACGAGGCTCAAACCAATTCGTTAA
- the LOC139974169 gene encoding probable rRNA-processing protein EBP2, producing the protein MHPLTHVAIKISMEENTLDVREENEEDSNSESYSSESDVETEVTNRQLQDAFADGLLQPGLNFIDKPVKECANDVGSMKDILQEFTQNIDWIERLDVTCGPVHPPGMTEEEKNEEFDVEDYFKRELRFYRQAQAAALETLPKLNKMDVQTRRPEDYFAEMAKSDVQMKKIREKLLKRQMSLDKSEKAKKLREMRKFGKKVQQEVLHARQKEKTEMTRRVKNISKGKMQETGEELKKQQEKGKRRNQDPKGKNPNNPLTKKVNKKREYKNSKFGFGGKTRRMKFNDKDSHGAEEDGFDARRNQQSFSKQRMKKGGFKKGKGGGFKKGQGTAAGGIKKPGMKKGRPGKNKRKTMKSRRK; encoded by the exons ATGCACCCACTTACACATGTCGCAATAAAAATCAGCATGGAGGAAAACACGCTAGACGTCCGCGAAGAAAATGAAGAGGATTCAAATTCTGAGTCATACTCGTCTGAATCTGATGTGGAAACTGAAGTTACGAATCGCCAG CTGCAAGATGCTTTCGCAGACGGTCTCCTACAACCTGGCTTGAACTTTATTGACAAACCAGTGAAAGAATGTGCTAATGATGTG ggTAGTATGAAGGATATACTCCAAGAGTTTACTCAGAATATTGATTGGATTGAGAGGTTAGATGTGACCTGTGGCCCTGTCCATCCTCCAGGGATGACCGAAGAGGAGAAAAATGAAGAGTTTGATGTTGAGGATTATTTCAAGAGAGAACTGAGATT TTATCGGCAGGCCCAAGCTGCAGCATTAGAAACCTTACCAAAACTCAACAAAATGGACGTTCAAACAAGGAGACCTGAGGATTATTTTGCCGAAATGGCCAAATCGGATGTGCAGATGAAAAAG ATTAGAGAGAAGTTGCTGAAAAGACAGATGTCTTTGGATAAATCAGAAAAGGCAAAGAAATTGAGGGAGATGAGGAAGTTTGGAAAGAAG GTACAACAAGAGGTCCTACACGCCCGTCAGAAAGAAAAGACCGAGATGACCAGAAGGGTCAAGAATATATCCAAGGGGAAAA TGCAAGAGACAGGTGAGGAACTAaagaaacaacaagaaaaaggCAAAAGACGAAATCAGGATCCGAAGGGGAAAAATCCAAACAATCCCCTCACCAAAAA GGTCAACAAGAAGAGGGAGTATAAGAATTCCAAGTTTGGGTTTGGTGGAAAGACCAGAAGAATGAAATTTAATGACAAAGATAGCCACGGTGCAGAGGAAGACGGGTTCGATGCCAGACGGAATCAACAAAGTTTCTCCAAGCAGAGG ATGAAGAAAGGAGGTTTCAAGAAAGGAAAGGGAGGAGGTTTCAAGAAAGGACAGGGCACGGCTGCCGGCGGGATCAAGAAGCCAGGAATGAAGAAAGGGAGACCGGGAAAGAACAAGAGAAAGACGATGAAGTCAAGGAGGAAGTGA
- the LOC139974176 gene encoding cilia- and flagella-associated protein 144-like has translation MATPAANTKGEKEPVNIVHQNAILCETIKKENQCQRLYTNYGVNPFKKMYTLTGKPNSQHDSDEGEEDEYFLEIIKRSYQEPEKKYEFPQTEAQEVGWFNKPLLPQDRSDRRLMHPRKNTEITKYMDAAWRQKEQQENLQ, from the exons ATGGCAACACCGGCAGCAAACACCAAAGGCGAAAAGGAGCCAGTGAATATAGTTCATCAAAATGCTATCCTATGTGAAACCATCAAGAAGGAAAATCAATGCCAAAGACTTTATACAAACTATGGTGTCAATCCTTTTAAGAAAA TGTACACATTAACAGGGAAACCCAACTCACAGCACGACTCTGATGAAGGAGAAGAAGATG AATATTTCCTGGAAATAATCAAGAGATCTTACCAAGAGCctgaaaagaaatatgaatttCCACAAACAGAAGCCCAGGAAGTTGGCTGGTTTAATAAACCTTTG TTACCACAAGATAGAAGTGACAGGAGATTAATGCACCCTCGTAAAAACACCGAGATTACAAAATACATGGACGCAGCTTGGCGACAGAAGGAACAACAAGAAAATCTGCagtaa